The following are from one region of the Planctomycetia bacterium genome:
- a CDS encoding ribonuclease H-like domain-containing protein encodes MLSEEIRARLEQLNRGRLPDLPVSAPSAPQLAPLRATAPEPANGYAVIAPLRRATTVDATDFSLTSLLPGEELLSERGTHYVVRESLDRFWPELPKYLERLSARLGESELPERRPLSQQLANAFPSRTLFLDLETCGLAGAPIFLVGLIRATPEGLLLDQLLARDYTEEQAILATLEAYVHDCDVLVTFNGRTFDWPMVRDRRAFHRLPDVRPELPHVDLLIHARRTWRSQVPNCRLQTLERCLCRRTRQGDIPGSQIPAAYHAFVRSGDARQLRDILHHNALDLVTLAQLTMRMLGEGTQS; translated from the coding sequence ATGCTGAGCGAAGAGATCCGAGCGCGTTTGGAGCAGTTGAATCGCGGCCGCTTGCCGGACCTGCCGGTGAGTGCGCCGTCGGCGCCGCAACTCGCGCCGTTGCGAGCGACCGCGCCCGAACCGGCCAACGGATACGCGGTCATTGCGCCGCTACGTCGTGCGACGACCGTTGACGCCACAGATTTCTCGCTCACCTCGTTGTTACCCGGCGAGGAGTTGCTCTCGGAACGCGGGACGCATTACGTCGTGCGCGAATCGCTGGACCGCTTCTGGCCCGAGTTGCCGAAGTATTTGGAGCGACTTTCCGCGCGGCTCGGCGAATCGGAGCTGCCGGAGCGCCGTCCGTTATCGCAACAATTGGCGAACGCGTTTCCGAGCAGAACCTTGTTTCTCGACTTGGAAACGTGCGGCCTGGCCGGCGCGCCGATTTTTCTCGTCGGACTGATCCGCGCGACGCCCGAGGGCTTGTTGCTCGATCAATTGTTGGCGCGCGACTACACCGAAGAGCAAGCCATCCTCGCCACGCTGGAAGCCTACGTGCATGACTGCGACGTGCTGGTCACGTTCAACGGGCGGACCTTCGATTGGCCCATGGTCCGCGACCGCCGGGCGTTTCACCGTTTGCCGGACGTGCGCCCGGAATTGCCGCACGTGGATCTGCTCATTCACGCGCGCCGAACCTGGCGCAGCCAGGTGCCGAACTGCCGCCTGCAAACCTTGGAGCGCTGCCTTTGCCGTCGCACGCGCCAAGGCGATATTCCCGGCAGTCAAATCCCCGCCGCCTACCACGCCTTCGTCCGCAGCGGCGACGCGCGGCAACTCCGCGACATCCTGCATCACAATGCCCTCGACTTGGTGACATTGGCTCAGTTGACGATGCGCATGCTGGGTGAGGGAACGCAGAGTTGA
- a CDS encoding DEAD/DEAH box helicase: MDVPAYLNRVQQSPDYAGQLTHLEALPARDGIYAEPSHPLPAALTAMLAARGIDRLYSHQVAALETARAGRDLVVVTGTASGKTLCYNLPILEACLENPSARALYLFPTKALAQDQLKGLLEVLSAAEATRTQIIPGVYDGDTPTSQRKRIKAEANLVLSNPDMLHCSILPYHSKWNRFFSELRYVVVDEAHMYRGIVGANVACVLRRLLRVCWHYGASPTFLAASATVANPGEFVSKLLGREVEVVANDGAPRGRKFFALWNPSPLGKDSLARRSASDDAVQLLVEAIEQDAQALAFTRTRQATELIHRYTREELQARWSPRAEKIRAYRGGYLPNERREIEQALFSGELRGVAATNALELGVDIGSLDVALLVGYPGTIASTWQQAGRSGRRQTDSLAVLIAGNDPIDQYLLRHPDYFFAQTPEQAVVDPENPYVLTNHLKTAAFELPLDERDVELFGPLTGDIAALLRDAGELNEIGGKFYFTGGQTPAVRINLRNMSDNTYSIVLRRKSARAGDPPPVGRAGEKRSMPPDHEVIANVDSISAPELIYPEAVYLHNGESYFVRELDLVGKVAYVERHEMDYYTQAILESSVRITKPRQARDAVPRAQLGYGEVDVTWQTVAFKKIKFNTRENIGLGPVEIPAQTLPTTAMWLAPDESTIVEMKQAGFRASEGLCGIRNLAVTALPIVAMCDSRDLGGVVDSHNLGRSTMILYDRYPGGLGYSEQGFRRVEQLLAICYQMVKECPCDDGCPSCVGLPNLNPAVHSDPDLMRGYPIPDKGAAIRLLEILLGVPSEAETPLGIACSD; the protein is encoded by the coding sequence ATGGATGTGCCCGCTTACCTGAATCGCGTGCAGCAATCGCCCGACTATGCGGGGCAACTGACGCACTTGGAAGCATTGCCCGCACGCGATGGCATCTACGCGGAGCCGAGCCATCCCCTACCCGCGGCGCTCACGGCCATGCTCGCGGCGCGGGGCATCGATCGGCTTTATTCGCATCAGGTCGCGGCGCTCGAAACGGCCCGTGCGGGCCGAGATCTCGTCGTCGTCACCGGAACGGCCAGCGGAAAAACGCTCTGCTACAACCTGCCGATTCTGGAAGCCTGCCTGGAAAACCCGTCGGCCCGGGCGCTGTATCTCTTTCCGACGAAGGCCCTCGCGCAAGATCAATTGAAAGGGCTGCTGGAAGTGCTTTCCGCCGCTGAGGCGACGCGCACGCAGATCATTCCCGGCGTGTACGATGGCGATACGCCCACTTCGCAGCGCAAGCGGATCAAGGCCGAGGCGAACCTCGTGCTGTCGAATCCCGACATGCTGCATTGCTCGATCTTGCCATATCACTCGAAGTGGAACCGGTTCTTCAGCGAATTGCGCTACGTCGTTGTCGACGAAGCGCACATGTACCGCGGCATCGTCGGGGCAAATGTCGCTTGCGTGCTGCGGCGCTTGCTACGCGTCTGCTGGCACTACGGCGCTTCGCCAACGTTCTTGGCCGCGAGCGCCACGGTGGCCAACCCCGGTGAGTTCGTCTCCAAGCTGTTGGGGCGCGAGGTGGAAGTCGTCGCCAACGACGGTGCGCCGCGCGGCCGCAAGTTTTTCGCGCTGTGGAATCCATCGCCCTTGGGAAAGGACAGCCTCGCTCGCCGCAGCGCTTCGGACGACGCAGTGCAACTGCTGGTCGAAGCGATCGAACAGGACGCCCAAGCGTTGGCCTTCACGCGCACGCGCCAGGCGACGGAGTTGATTCATCGCTACACGCGCGAGGAACTGCAAGCGCGCTGGTCGCCGCGCGCCGAGAAAATCCGCGCCTATCGCGGCGGTTATTTGCCGAATGAAAGGCGCGAGATCGAACAGGCCTTGTTCTCCGGTGAACTGCGCGGCGTGGCGGCCACGAACGCGCTGGAACTCGGCGTCGATATCGGCTCGCTCGACGTGGCGCTCTTGGTGGGCTATCCCGGCACCATCGCAAGCACCTGGCAACAGGCTGGCCGTAGCGGACGTCGACAAACAGATAGCCTGGCGGTGTTGATCGCCGGCAATGATCCGATCGATCAATACCTGCTGCGTCATCCCGATTACTTCTTCGCGCAAACGCCGGAGCAAGCGGTCGTCGATCCGGAGAATCCCTATGTGCTGACGAATCACTTGAAAACCGCGGCGTTCGAACTGCCGCTCGACGAGCGCGACGTGGAGTTGTTCGGCCCGCTCACCGGCGACATCGCCGCGCTGTTGCGCGACGCCGGCGAGTTGAACGAGATCGGCGGCAAGTTCTACTTCACCGGCGGCCAGACGCCCGCGGTGCGGATCAACTTGCGGAACATGAGCGACAACACCTACAGCATCGTCTTGCGTCGCAAAAGCGCACGCGCTGGCGATCCGCCGCCGGTGGGCCGCGCGGGCGAGAAGCGTTCGATGCCGCCGGATCATGAAGTGATCGCCAACGTCGATTCGATCAGCGCCCCGGAGTTGATTTATCCCGAGGCCGTCTATCTGCACAATGGCGAATCGTATTTCGTTCGCGAGTTGGATCTGGTCGGCAAGGTCGCTTACGTCGAGCGCCACGAGATGGACTACTACACGCAGGCCATTTTGGAAAGCAGCGTGCGGATCACCAAGCCACGCCAGGCGCGCGACGCCGTCCCGCGCGCGCAACTCGGCTACGGCGAAGTCGACGTCACCTGGCAGACCGTGGCCTTCAAAAAGATCAAGTTCAACACGCGCGAGAACATCGGCCTCGGGCCAGTGGAGATTCCCGCGCAAACGCTACCCACGACGGCGATGTGGCTCGCGCCGGACGAGAGCACCATCGTCGAAATGAAACAGGCCGGGTTCCGCGCCAGTGAAGGCCTCTGCGGCATTCGCAACCTGGCGGTGACCGCGCTCCCGATCGTGGCGATGTGCGACAGCCGCGACCTGGGCGGCGTCGTCGACAGCCACAACCTGGGGCGCTCGACGATGATCCTCTATGACCGCTACCCCGGCGGCCTTGGCTACAGCGAGCAAGGCTTCCGGCGCGTGGAACAACTGCTGGCGATCTGTTATCAAATGGTGAAGGAATGCCCTTGCGACGACGGCTGCCCTAGTTGCGTCGGTCTGCCAAATTTGAATCCGGCCGTGCATAGCGACCCGGATTTGATGCGCGGGTATCCGATCCCGGACAAGGGAGCGGCGATTCGTTTGCTGGAAATCTTGCTGGGCGTTCCGAGCGAGGCAGAGACACCCCTTGGTATCGCGTGCAGTGATTGA
- a CDS encoding G8 domain-containing protein — MRKVARHRFESLESRRLMSVAPHMVANFVPGLYSFEPEDFTAAELGVFFTADHGDFGRELWITRGDAGSTRLVTDIVPGEVAADPDLLTAVGAKVYFVASTPGAGRELWTSDGSAAGTRMVADVNPGKASSSPHSLTRVGNDLYFVVTSDEVDELWTTDGTAAGTVLLRSFSRSHDGAGLAELTALGDHLVFSAPDSLFGRELWRSDGTIAGTKLLADVQIGVASSDPSRLSAVGSVLYFAANDGVHGAEPWRTDGELNTVMVGDLQVGAEGSSPREFVRTMNEVFFTANDGRHGRELWKIDPTTGVASLVSDMIPGPTGQADVIELTASEREVYFASSSDDGLELWASDGTTAGTREIVDARPGALSSSPQDLRIAGEHLFFTAEQESTGRELWMLDLADQSALLSTDIYPGFRGSHVTDPVSWHGAILFGANDGHYGQEVWIAGDPLAAERDPLVMLNLTHSYFGSAVPAGKFGDWDGNGVVSITDLNLVRGLFGPSGSDTHAHPELDHEHDAVMHLVDVHEATHFAVQNGDWSDPATWGGDVPNEGARVVIGEELTVTIDGYINAAMRTIRVDGTLRFATDVTTRLRVDTLVVTPKGYLEIGTAEHPVAEGVVATMELGDTAPIDREMDPQALGGGLISHGRVSIQGQSKSSYVALAGPARSGDEWLELTATPDGWRLGDRVVLPEAMGLGSRDEEFQILEIDGQRVRVAPLTYDHLTPRDDLSIHLANLTRNVVFVSVTPGDWTRQGHVMFMHSPTVSVAFAAFDHLGRTNKAIPLDDSVLDAFGRLISGTGSNPRARYAVHFHRMGVAPDRGTAKIVGSAVITSPGWGIVNHSSRVDVEDNVVFHVTGASFATEVGSEVGTFRRNLALRSSGSGVRIDDRVANQDFGHEGVGFWFQGGGVDVSDNIAVGHANAGYFFGTVGLLERGLGTGAFLTANLRDASWARKDTVDVRFVPLFNFANNVVYASTLGLQFWRHMEKRVPHNHFSVVDGFTGWELSLLGIEFDYTKQVELRNVRLFGNLSDSEPVHFGKAITANKDSGSIAVINPTIEGWSVGIKVAPRGNNRVEGGYLNNLSNVRVMKAWEPNRSLNVEGVQFGNLNVIRTRGARQFDLIADSDQTPYIMVRQQVYIFDTQTYFSPHVVTLDGQQVFLDRQLPDAVAFDGYAQGTYIPAAVVGLTNEQLWDDFGVAVSGAPPAGDLTKDRRILGSIGPVVEQLPAINVLSEQYTEQLRGYQLSYRVGDETIVESTPVDLVRGWNLLAREIGGRTRSLFVYAIGDPGDTNGDRIIDATDIDIVYENLGRYGAQIPGDVDDDGAVTAADLDLVIANLPVGFELPAPRSVESAATRALRATLSDAMFKLLAEPSAHAQATFGRRPTRRPS; from the coding sequence ATGCGCAAGGTCGCCCGCCATCGCTTCGAATCGCTGGAGTCGCGTCGCCTGATGAGCGTTGCGCCGCACATGGTGGCAAACTTCGTTCCCGGGCTGTATTCATTCGAGCCCGAGGACTTCACGGCCGCTGAGCTCGGCGTCTTTTTCACGGCCGACCACGGCGACTTCGGCAGGGAACTCTGGATCACGCGCGGCGACGCTGGATCGACGCGGCTAGTCACCGATATCGTGCCCGGCGAAGTAGCAGCTGATCCGGATTTGCTAACCGCCGTTGGCGCGAAAGTGTACTTCGTGGCCAGCACTCCCGGCGCCGGACGCGAACTCTGGACCAGCGACGGCAGTGCAGCGGGCACGCGGATGGTCGCGGACGTTAACCCTGGCAAAGCCTCATCATCGCCACATAGCCTGACGCGCGTCGGCAACGACCTCTATTTCGTCGTGACTTCTGACGAGGTCGACGAGTTGTGGACGACCGACGGCACGGCAGCCGGCACTGTCCTTCTGCGGTCGTTTTCCCGGTCGCACGATGGCGCCGGATTGGCCGAGTTGACGGCGCTCGGAGATCACCTGGTGTTCAGTGCGCCCGATTCGTTGTTCGGGCGCGAATTGTGGCGCAGCGACGGAACCATTGCCGGAACGAAGCTTTTGGCCGACGTTCAAATCGGCGTCGCAAGCTCTGATCCAAGCCGGCTGTCCGCTGTCGGGAGTGTCTTGTACTTCGCCGCGAACGACGGCGTGCATGGCGCCGAGCCTTGGCGGACGGACGGCGAACTCAACACAGTCATGGTGGGCGATCTTCAAGTCGGCGCGGAAGGTTCTTCGCCGCGAGAGTTTGTCAGGACGATGAACGAGGTGTTTTTCACCGCCAATGACGGGCGTCATGGCCGCGAGTTGTGGAAGATCGATCCGACCACGGGCGTCGCGTCCCTGGTGAGCGACATGATTCCAGGCCCGACAGGGCAAGCAGACGTGATTGAGCTGACAGCCTCGGAACGCGAAGTCTACTTCGCGTCCTCCTCCGACGACGGCTTGGAACTCTGGGCCAGTGACGGTACGACGGCGGGAACCCGCGAGATCGTTGACGCGCGGCCCGGGGCGCTCAGCTCGTCGCCGCAAGATTTGCGAATCGCGGGAGAACATCTGTTTTTCACCGCGGAGCAAGAGTCGACCGGCCGCGAGTTGTGGATGCTCGACCTGGCCGACCAATCGGCGCTGCTGTCTACCGACATTTACCCGGGATTTCGCGGATCTCACGTCACCGACCCGGTCAGCTGGCATGGCGCGATTTTGTTCGGCGCCAACGACGGCCACTATGGACAAGAAGTGTGGATCGCCGGCGACCCGCTGGCGGCGGAACGCGATCCGTTGGTGATGCTCAACTTAACTCACAGTTACTTCGGCAGCGCAGTGCCGGCCGGCAAGTTCGGAGATTGGGACGGCAACGGAGTGGTGAGCATTACCGATCTCAATCTCGTGAGAGGATTGTTTGGTCCCAGCGGTTCCGATACGCATGCGCATCCGGAGTTGGACCATGAGCACGACGCCGTGATGCATTTGGTGGATGTCCACGAAGCCACGCATTTCGCCGTGCAGAACGGCGACTGGTCCGATCCGGCGACCTGGGGCGGCGACGTCCCTAACGAAGGTGCGCGCGTGGTCATCGGCGAAGAACTCACCGTGACGATTGACGGTTACATCAATGCCGCGATGCGGACCATCCGCGTCGACGGTACGCTTCGCTTCGCCACGGATGTCACGACCCGGTTGCGCGTCGACACGCTGGTCGTGACGCCCAAAGGTTACTTGGAAATCGGCACGGCGGAACACCCGGTGGCCGAGGGAGTGGTCGCGACGATGGAACTTGGCGACACGGCGCCCATCGACCGTGAGATGGATCCCCAGGCGCTCGGCGGCGGACTGATTTCGCACGGCCGCGTGTCCATTCAAGGTCAAAGCAAGTCGTCGTACGTCGCGCTCGCAGGTCCCGCGCGCAGTGGCGACGAGTGGCTGGAACTCACGGCGACGCCCGACGGTTGGCGGTTGGGCGACCGTGTCGTGTTGCCCGAGGCGATGGGACTGGGAAGTCGCGACGAGGAGTTTCAAATTCTGGAGATCGATGGACAGCGCGTGCGCGTCGCCCCGCTCACGTACGACCACCTGACGCCGCGCGACGACCTCAGCATCCATTTAGCGAACTTGACTCGCAACGTGGTCTTCGTGTCGGTCACGCCCGGCGATTGGACGCGGCAAGGCCATGTGATGTTCATGCACTCGCCAACCGTCAGCGTGGCATTCGCCGCCTTCGATCATCTGGGGCGCACCAACAAAGCTATCCCGCTCGATGACTCGGTGCTGGACGCCTTTGGCCGGCTGATTTCCGGCACGGGCTCCAATCCTCGCGCCCGCTATGCTGTTCACTTTCATCGGATGGGAGTCGCCCCCGATCGGGGAACCGCCAAGATTGTGGGGAGCGCCGTCATCACGTCGCCCGGCTGGGGCATCGTCAATCACAGTAGCCGCGTGGATGTGGAAGATAACGTCGTGTTCCACGTGACCGGCGCCAGCTTCGCCACGGAAGTCGGCAGCGAAGTCGGCACATTTCGACGCAACCTCGCCTTACGCAGCAGCGGTTCGGGAGTTCGCATCGATGATCGCGTGGCGAACCAGGATTTCGGACACGAAGGCGTCGGGTTCTGGTTTCAAGGCGGCGGCGTCGACGTCTCGGATAACATCGCGGTCGGCCATGCCAACGCCGGCTATTTTTTCGGCACAGTGGGACTTTTGGAACGAGGACTGGGGACAGGCGCGTTTCTGACGGCGAACCTCCGTGACGCGAGTTGGGCGCGCAAAGACACTGTGGACGTGCGCTTCGTTCCGTTGTTCAACTTCGCCAACAATGTCGTCTATGCTTCTACGCTCGGGCTGCAGTTCTGGCGACACATGGAAAAACGAGTGCCGCACAATCACTTCAGCGTTGTCGACGGCTTCACAGGGTGGGAACTTTCGCTGCTCGGCATCGAGTTTGATTACACCAAGCAAGTCGAGCTGCGAAACGTGCGCCTCTTCGGCAACCTCTCGGATTCGGAGCCCGTGCATTTCGGCAAGGCGATTACCGCGAACAAAGACTCCGGCTCCATCGCCGTCATCAATCCCACGATTGAAGGTTGGAGCGTCGGAATCAAAGTCGCGCCGCGCGGAAACAATCGAGTCGAAGGAGGCTACCTCAACAACTTGAGTAACGTCCGCGTAATGAAAGCCTGGGAGCCGAATCGAAGTCTCAATGTGGAAGGCGTTCAATTCGGGAACCTGAATGTCATTCGAACGCGCGGCGCGCGGCAGTTCGATCTGATCGCCGATTCGGATCAGACCCCCTACATCATGGTGCGGCAACAGGTCTACATTTTCGATACGCAAACCTACTTCAGCCCGCATGTCGTAACGCTCGACGGTCAACAGGTCTTTCTGGATCGGCAACTGCCTGACGCCGTCGCCTTTGATGGCTATGCTCAAGGAACGTATATTCCCGCCGCGGTCGTGGGACTCACCAACGAGCAACTCTGGGACGATTTCGGCGTCGCCGTCAGCGGCGCACCGCCCGCCGGAGACTTGACGAAGGATCGACGGATCCTGGGATCGATCGGTCCGGTCGTCGAACAACTTCCTGCGATCAACGTGTTGAGCGAACAGTACACGGAGCAACTCCGCGGCTATCAACTCAGTTACCGCGTCGGCGACGAAACCATCGTCGAATCGACGCCAGTCGATCTTGTTCGCGGTTGGAATCTGTTGGCTCGCGAAATTGGCGGACGCACTCGATCGCTGTTCGTCTACGCGATCGGCGACCCGGGCGACACGAACGGAGATCGGATCATCGACGCGACCGATATCGACATCGTGTACGAGAATCTGGGCCGATACGGCGCACAGATTCCCGGCGACGTCGACGATGACGGCGCAGTCACCGCCGCGGACCTGGATTTGGTAATTGCGAATCTGCCCGTAGGCTTCGAATTGCCTGCACCGCGATCGGTCGAGTCCGCCGCTACGCGTGCGCTCAGGGCAACATTGAGCGACGCGATGTTCAAGCTGCTGGCCGAACCTAGTGCCCACGCGCAGGCTACATTCGGTCGGCGTCCGACGCGGCGACCGTCCTAG